TCGCTGCCGTGTCGAAGAAAGGAGCTAAACGCTGGAATATCCAGTTCTCACCGATAGAATCTGGTAAAGAATGGTTCTACGAACAGATACAGAAGTTAAACATGAATCTACATGTAATAGAAGGATTTGATACAATGAGACTACGAGAAATCTTTGGTCTGAAGAAGACCAGCCAGAAATCGAAACGCACATTCGCCAGTCACGCCGTCGATGCATGGGTAGCTGCTGCGGATGTGACCGGTGCAGAGCAGCCAACAGAGAAAGGACTGTTCTATTGGGTGCCGATACGACTGCACAGACGCCAGTTACACCGGCTACAACCAACCAAGGGCAGCATTCGCAAGCCCTATGGCAGCACACAATCTCACGGACTAAAGCGTGGAACGCTGGTCGAGCATGTCAAATATGGTCTGACATACATCGGTGGGATGCAGCGGAAGATCGAGCGAGTGTCGCTACATAGTATCGAGACGGGTAAGCGACTCGCGCAGAACGCGAAGATTCCTGATCTCCATGTGCTGACAACAATAACATGGAGGGCGCAATTCCTCCCCGCTACAAGTAGCGGGGTCTCCTTGCGCAAATCATTATGA
Above is a genomic segment from Candidatus Zixiibacteriota bacterium containing:
- a CDS encoding RRXRR domain-containing protein, translating into MRIPVLDKNLKPLMPTTPARARLLLSRGKARAYRNKLGIFCIILKRDVEPDNQQIALGIDPGSHYEGYSVVGTQDTVLNGMAEAPRHVKDAVEQRRVMRRSRRGRNCRRRPARFNNRQRNKDTLPPSTYARWNAKLRILKQLLKTIPITDVVVEDVAAVSKKGAKRWNIQFSPIESGKEWFYEQIQKLNMNLHVIEGFDTMRLREIFGLKKTSQKSKRTFASHAVDAWVAAADVTGAEQPTEKGLFYWVPIRLHRRQLHRLQPTKGSIRKPYGSTQSHGLKRGTLVEHVKYGLTYIGGMQRKIERVSLHSIETGKRLAQNAKIPDLHVLTTITWRAQFLPATSSGVSLRKSL